The following coding sequences lie in one Acidimicrobiales bacterium genomic window:
- the purE gene encoding 5-(carboxyamino)imidazole ribonucleotide mutase: MVYKVAILMGSPNDGDKMAPAAATLERYGIEADVRVMSAHRSPALVAGFVSGAREAGYSAIICGAGMAAHLAGAAAAHTTLPVIGVPLSGGAINGWDSLLATVQMPKGIPVATVAVDGAMNAALLAVQMLAVGDPDLVEALEAHREEMVPR, encoded by the coding sequence ATGGTGTACAAGGTGGCGATCCTCATGGGTTCGCCCAACGACGGCGACAAGATGGCACCTGCCGCTGCGACACTAGAGCGTTATGGCATCGAGGCCGACGTGCGGGTCATGTCGGCGCACCGCAGCCCGGCCCTGGTCGCTGGGTTCGTGTCTGGGGCGCGGGAGGCCGGGTACTCGGCGATCATCTGCGGGGCCGGGATGGCGGCCCACCTAGCCGGGGCAGCGGCCGCCCACACCACACTTCCAGTGATCGGCGTGCCTCTCTCCGGTGGTGCCATCAACGGGTGGGACTCCCTACTGGCCACCGTCCAGATGCCCAAGGGAATCCCGGTAGCCACCGTGGCCGTGGACGGTGCCATGAACGCTGCCCTGCTGGCCGTCCAGATGCTGGCCGTCGGCGACCCGGACCTCGTTGAAGCCCTTGAGGCCCACCGCGAGGAGATGGTTCCCCGCTAA
- the purB gene encoding adenylosuccinate lyase: MENVLASRYASRPMVGLWTAEAKVVMERELWIAVMEAQRHLGVDIPDGVVEDYRAVVDQVDLASIRERERVTRHDVKARIEEFCTLAGHQHVHRGMTSRDLTENVEQLQVRRSLELVLDRIVATLARLARLAAEFDGLVMVGRSHNVAAQATTLGKRFATAAEELLASHRRISDLLAAYPLRGLKGPVGTQQDQMDLMGGDGARVDQLEQLVADHLGFAQVLDSVGQVYPRSLDFDVVSALAQAAGGPANLARTIRLMAGHELATEGFQPGQVGSSAMPHKMNARSCERVNGLAVVLRGHLAMVGGLVGDQWNEGDVSCSVVRRVALPDSFLATDGLFQTFLTVLDEFGAYPAVVERELGQYLPFLATTRVLMAAIEAGMGREEAHQVIQAHAVAAALIRREEGRMETDLLDRLASDPALPLDRDDLDGLLDDPSAFVGNASAQVSAVVERVAEVVVARPQAAAYDPERIL; the protein is encoded by the coding sequence ATGGAGAACGTCCTCGCCTCCCGCTACGCCAGCCGGCCCATGGTCGGCCTCTGGACAGCGGAGGCCAAGGTGGTCATGGAACGCGAGCTCTGGATCGCCGTGATGGAGGCCCAGCGTCACCTCGGCGTGGACATCCCCGACGGAGTCGTCGAGGACTACCGGGCCGTGGTCGATCAGGTGGACCTGGCGTCGATCCGCGAGCGGGAGCGGGTCACCCGGCATGACGTGAAGGCTCGGATAGAGGAGTTTTGCACCCTGGCCGGGCACCAGCACGTGCACCGGGGCATGACGTCTCGGGACCTCACCGAGAACGTCGAACAGCTCCAGGTCCGCCGCAGCCTGGAGCTGGTGCTGGACCGCATCGTGGCCACCCTTGCTCGCCTAGCACGCTTGGCTGCCGAGTTCGACGGCCTGGTCATGGTCGGGCGTAGCCACAACGTGGCCGCCCAAGCCACCACGCTGGGCAAGCGGTTCGCCACAGCGGCCGAGGAGCTCTTGGCTTCGCACCGTCGGATCTCCGATCTGCTGGCTGCTTACCCGCTCCGGGGGCTGAAGGGACCGGTGGGGACCCAGCAGGACCAGATGGACCTCATGGGCGGCGACGGCGCCAGGGTCGACCAGTTGGAACAACTGGTGGCCGATCACCTTGGCTTTGCTCAGGTCCTGGACTCGGTGGGGCAGGTATACCCGCGGTCGCTGGACTTCGATGTGGTCTCGGCGCTGGCCCAGGCAGCTGGGGGGCCGGCCAACCTGGCCCGAACGATCCGGTTGATGGCCGGCCACGAGCTGGCCACTGAGGGGTTCCAACCGGGTCAGGTTGGTTCGTCGGCCATGCCCCACAAGATGAATGCTCGATCCTGCGAGCGGGTCAACGGCCTAGCCGTCGTGCTACGGGGGCACCTGGCAATGGTTGGGGGTCTGGTAGGCGACCAGTGGAATGAGGGTGACGTGAGCTGCTCGGTGGTTCGGCGGGTGGCCCTCCCCGACTCCTTCCTGGCCACCGACGGCCTGTTCCAGACCTTCCTCACCGTGCTGGACGAGTTCGGTGCCTACCCGGCCGTGGTGGAGCGAGAGCTCGGCCAGTACCTGCCCTTCCTGGCCACCACGAGGGTGCTGATGGCTGCTATCGAGGCCGGGATGGGACGTGAAGAGGCTCACCAGGTCATTCAGGCTCACGCGGTGGCCGCCGCTCTGATCCGCCGGGAGGAGGGTCGGATGGAGACCGACCTGCTGGATCGTCTGGCCTCTGACCCCGCCCTGCCGCTGGACCGCGACGATCTCGACGGCCTGCTCGACGATCCGTCAGCGTTCGTGGGCAACGCCTCAGCTCAGGTATCCGCTGTCGTGGAACGGGTGGCCGAGGTAGTGGTCGCCCGCCCCCAGGCCGCCGCCTACGATCCCGAACGGATCCTCTGA
- a CDS encoding phosphoribosylaminoimidazolesuccinocarboxamide synthase codes for MTVDLPLLHSGKVRDIYDAGDGRLLMVTSDRISAFDVVMAEPIVDKGRVLTAMTSFWFEQFADLICGHLISTDTADLEAVLGARASVDLVGRTMLCHRAEMLPIECIVRGYITGSAWKEYRTSGTMHGTAMPDGLLEASRLPEPVFTPSTKADEGHDVNISYADAVNLVGVQVAEAAREASIACYLRGAEWAAQRGIVIADTKFEFGMVNGHLVLADEVLTPDSSRFWPAEVWAPGVTPPSFDKQPVRDYLDGLDWDKQPPPPALPDEVASATSSRYVEAYERITGRSFADWPGVGG; via the coding sequence ATGACGGTCGACCTCCCCCTCCTGCACTCGGGCAAGGTCCGCGACATCTACGACGCCGGAGACGGCCGCCTGCTCATGGTCACCTCGGACCGCATCTCGGCGTTCGACGTGGTTATGGCCGAGCCGATTGTCGACAAGGGACGAGTCCTCACCGCCATGACGTCCTTCTGGTTCGAGCAGTTCGCAGACCTGATCTGCGGGCACCTGATCTCGACCGACACGGCCGATCTGGAGGCCGTCCTGGGTGCTAGGGCGTCGGTCGACCTGGTGGGCCGGACCATGCTGTGTCATCGGGCCGAGATGCTGCCCATCGAGTGCATCGTCCGGGGGTACATCACTGGCTCGGCCTGGAAGGAGTACCGGACCTCGGGCACCATGCACGGCACGGCGATGCCCGACGGGCTCCTAGAGGCCAGCCGTCTTCCCGAGCCTGTGTTCACCCCGTCCACAAAGGCTGACGAGGGCCACGACGTGAACATCTCCTACGCCGACGCAGTGAACCTGGTGGGCGTCCAGGTGGCCGAGGCGGCCCGCGAGGCGTCGATCGCCTGCTACCTGCGGGGTGCCGAGTGGGCGGCCCAGCGGGGGATCGTCATTGCTGACACCAAGTTCGAGTTCGGGATGGTTAACGGCCACCTGGTGCTGGCCGACGAGGTGCTTACCCCGGACTCGTCTCGCTTCTGGCCCGCCGAGGTGTGGGCCCCGGGGGTGACGCCTCCATCGTTCGACAAGCAGCCGGTCCGCGATTACCTGGACGGGTTGGACTGGGACAAGCAGCCGCCGCCACCAGCGTTGCCCGACGAGGTG